A single genomic interval of Asinibacterium sp. OR53 harbors:
- a CDS encoding acyl-CoA reductase, with the protein MTLQERIQLMVRLGVYMQGTDAGWENVKARAYRENAWFIPEFINRSVDSICTRFLQAPLLEAWVGSYNLPDTPAKVQTVGLVMAGNIPLVGFHDFLCVFLSGHSVLIKASSKDEVLIRHLVEQLSQWEPSVAERVAFAGQLKGCGAYIATGSNNSGRYFEYYFGKYPHIIRRNRTSVGVLDGSETRTELEALAEDIQLYFGLGCRNITQLYVPEKYDFIPLLTTLKKYEYFLDFHKYKHNYDYHLALLIMGNKYYMNNDSVILTENTSPFSPVSQVHYQYYKDTAAVWDRLKNNNDIQCVVGHGALAFGEAQRPSLGDYADGVDTLRFLTAL; encoded by the coding sequence ATGACTTTACAAGAACGAATTCAGTTGATGGTCCGATTAGGTGTCTACATGCAGGGAACGGATGCCGGATGGGAGAACGTCAAAGCAAGGGCTTACCGCGAAAATGCCTGGTTCATCCCGGAATTCATCAACCGGTCGGTCGATAGTATCTGTACCCGGTTCTTACAGGCGCCCCTGCTGGAGGCTTGGGTGGGATCATATAACCTGCCGGATACGCCTGCAAAAGTGCAAACAGTAGGATTGGTCATGGCAGGTAATATTCCCCTGGTAGGCTTTCATGATTTTCTCTGCGTTTTCCTGAGCGGCCATTCTGTATTGATCAAAGCTTCTTCTAAAGACGAAGTCCTGATCAGGCACCTGGTGGAACAGCTCAGTCAATGGGAGCCGTCTGTAGCCGAACGGGTTGCTTTTGCCGGGCAGTTAAAGGGTTGCGGCGCTTATATCGCTACCGGCAGCAACAATTCAGGGCGTTATTTTGAATATTATTTCGGCAAATACCCGCATATCATCCGTCGAAACCGGACTTCCGTAGGCGTATTGGACGGTTCTGAAACCAGGACCGAACTGGAAGCGCTGGCAGAAGATATACAGTTGTATTTCGGACTCGGATGCCGGAACATCACGCAATTGTATGTACCGGAAAAATATGATTTTATTCCCCTGCTGACCACTTTAAAAAAATATGAATATTTCCTTGACTTCCATAAGTACAAGCACAATTACGATTACCACCTGGCGCTGCTCATCATGGGCAATAAGTACTATATGAACAATGATTCCGTCATTTTGACTGAAAACACCTCTCCTTTCTCGCCGGTAAGCCAGGTGCATTACCAGTATTACAAGGATACAGCAGCCGTATGGGATCGGTTAAAAAATAACAACGATATCCAATGTGTGGTAGGTCATGGCGCCCTTGCTTTTGGTGAAGCGCAACGTCCTTCCCTTGGCGACTATGCCGATGGCGTAGATACCCTCCGGTTCTTAACAGCACTGTAA
- a CDS encoding D-alanine--D-alanine ligase, protein MKKKIALVTGGLSNEAQISYKSAITVGNNVDRERFDVYRIDINATGWWYEPVQGEKSKVNRDDFSVIDNGNKINFDAILLCIHGTPGEDGKLQGYFDMLGLPYTSCDAATSALTFNKRYTVAVAAFGGIHVAHSKHIFRHTPVSPETILTALKLPVFVKPNNGGSSIGMSKVNVATELEGALQKAFREDDQVLVEEYISGREFTIGVFKSKGKIMVLPITEVSTQNEFFDFEAKYQGKSVETTPALIDDAMKIKLEAAAKKVYEVLNCRGVVRIDFIYNEAQGQPYMLEVNTVPGQSEASIIPQQVKTMGWNLKDFYSALIDEVLN, encoded by the coding sequence ATGAAAAAAAAGATAGCCCTGGTAACAGGAGGCTTGAGCAACGAAGCACAGATCAGTTATAAAAGCGCTATTACCGTTGGCAACAATGTAGACAGGGAGCGGTTCGATGTGTATCGGATCGATATCAATGCAACCGGCTGGTGGTATGAACCTGTGCAGGGAGAAAAATCGAAAGTCAACCGCGACGATTTCTCTGTCATTGATAACGGCAACAAGATCAACTTCGATGCGATACTACTTTGTATTCATGGTACGCCGGGAGAAGATGGCAAGTTGCAGGGATATTTCGATATGCTTGGGTTGCCCTATACCAGTTGCGATGCGGCTACTTCAGCGCTTACTTTCAACAAAAGATATACAGTGGCTGTTGCTGCATTCGGTGGCATACATGTTGCACACTCCAAACATATTTTCAGGCATACACCGGTATCGCCCGAAACCATACTGACTGCATTGAAACTGCCTGTGTTCGTGAAACCCAATAACGGCGGCAGCAGCATCGGCATGAGTAAAGTGAATGTGGCGACTGAGCTGGAAGGCGCGCTGCAAAAGGCTTTCCGGGAAGACGACCAGGTGCTGGTAGAAGAATATATCAGCGGACGCGAATTCACGATCGGCGTATTCAAGTCGAAAGGAAAGATCATGGTGCTGCCCATTACGGAAGTGAGCACGCAAAACGAGTTCTTCGATTTCGAAGCGAAGTACCAGGGCAAAAGCGTTGAAACAACACCCGCGTTGATTGATGATGCGATGAAAATAAAACTGGAAGCGGCCGCTAAAAAAGTGTATGAAGTGCTGAATTGCCGTGGTGTGGTACGCATCGATTTTATTTACAATGAAGCACAGGGACAACCTTATATGCTGGAAGTGAATACGGTTCCGGGACAAAGTGAAGCCAGCATCATTCCGCAACAAGTGAAGACCATGGGATGGAACCTGAAAGATTTTTATTCTGCATTGATAGATGAAGTCCTTAATTAA
- a CDS encoding type II toxin-antitoxin system RelE/ParE family toxin — MRYFETRFLEEASIFINELNPKIVNKLLYNIAIAEQSTDPRLFKKLHNDIWEIRVRYALQQVRLLAFWDKTDANNTLVLATHGFIKKVDKVPANEIARALRIREKYFEEKKHLNIIQHGKNKNEIL, encoded by the coding sequence GTGAGGTATTTTGAAACGAGGTTTTTAGAAGAGGCTTCCATTTTTATCAATGAATTGAATCCGAAGATCGTAAACAAGCTATTGTACAATATTGCAATAGCTGAGCAATCCACTGATCCACGTTTGTTTAAAAAGCTTCACAATGATATATGGGAAATACGCGTGAGATATGCATTGCAACAAGTTAGGCTGCTGGCTTTTTGGGATAAAACAGATGCCAATAACACGTTAGTGTTGGCTACCCATGGTTTTATAAAGAAAGTAGATAAAGTGCCTGCCAATGAGATTGCCAGGGCACTGCGTATCAGGGAAAAATATTTTGAAGAAAAAAAACACCTAAACATTATTCAGCATGGAAAAAACAAAAATGAAATCTTATAG
- a CDS encoding exo-beta-N-acetylmuramidase NamZ domain-containing protein: MRTVHLVLFFFVWLSTSFNAGAAVIKTGAEQTEKYVPYLKGKRVGILANPTAVIGKKNVHIVDSLLKLGVHIVKAFGPEHGFRGNASAGAKVADEIDSATGIPLISLYGSGKSKPSQADLADIDILVYDLQDVGCRFYTNINALARLMEACAENNKELLILDRPNPNGYLIDGPILDMKLKSGIGMFPIPIAHGLTIGEFAQMVNGEGWLPNGLKCNIRIIPVANYNHNMEYTLPVKPSPNLNTQQSILLYPTLCLFEGTVLSQGRGTYFPFTVLGNPDLKGYSFSFTPTSIKGMAETPLHMNKACFGLDLRKYSVTSLRKSKQLHIEWMIELYKAYPHKEKFFDYKQSKEMGNIDKLAGTTSFKEQIVAGLSANDIRKSWEPGLKAYKEMRKKYLLYP; this comes from the coding sequence ATGCGAACAGTGCATCTTGTTTTATTTTTCTTTGTATGGTTGAGTACATCTTTCAATGCCGGAGCTGCAGTTATTAAGACAGGAGCTGAACAAACCGAAAAATACGTTCCTTACCTGAAAGGTAAGCGAGTAGGTATATTGGCGAACCCCACCGCCGTTATTGGTAAAAAGAACGTACATATTGTAGATAGCTTATTAAAGCTGGGTGTTCATATTGTAAAAGCTTTTGGCCCCGAGCACGGCTTTCGTGGCAACGCAAGCGCGGGCGCCAAAGTAGCAGATGAAATAGATTCGGCTACAGGTATCCCGCTGATCTCATTGTATGGATCAGGAAAAAGCAAACCCAGCCAGGCCGACCTAGCTGATATCGATATTCTGGTATACGACCTGCAGGATGTAGGTTGCCGTTTTTATACCAACATCAATGCGCTGGCCAGGCTGATGGAAGCATGTGCAGAAAACAACAAGGAATTGCTCATACTCGACAGGCCCAATCCCAATGGCTACCTGATAGACGGCCCCATACTCGATATGAAACTGAAATCGGGCATCGGCATGTTTCCCATTCCCATCGCACACGGACTTACCATTGGCGAGTTTGCTCAGATGGTGAATGGCGAAGGATGGCTGCCCAATGGTCTAAAGTGCAATATCCGCATCATACCTGTGGCCAATTATAACCACAACATGGAGTATACTTTGCCTGTAAAACCATCTCCCAATCTCAATACACAGCAATCGATACTGCTCTACCCTACTTTGTGCCTGTTTGAAGGAACGGTGCTTAGCCAGGGAAGAGGTACCTATTTTCCATTTACTGTTTTGGGCAACCCTGATCTAAAAGGTTATTCTTTTTCTTTCACACCTACCAGTATCAAGGGAATGGCAGAAACGCCGCTGCACATGAACAAGGCCTGTTTTGGGCTTGATCTGCGCAAGTATTCTGTTACGAGCCTGCGAAAGAGCAAACAACTGCACATAGAATGGATGATCGAATTGTACAAAGCATATCCTCATAAAGAAAAATTCTTCGATTACAAGCAGAGTAAAGAGATGGGCAATATCGACAAGCTCGCAGGCACCACCAGCTTTAAAGAACAGATCGTAGCAGGTCTTTCAGCAAACGACATTCGCAAAAGCTGGGAGCCAGGATTAAAGGCCTATAAGGAAATGCGAAAAAAGTACCTATTGTACCCCTAA
- the priA gene encoding primosomal protein N', translating to MFVEVIIPLALPKNYTWSVPPHLQDAVQPGVRVEVVLGRNKKYAGIVKRVLPSKPESFQPKDILNVLDPEPLLYTSQLQLWEWVADYYMCSEGEVMQAAVPANLKLSSESVLIWNEAADYAPSDLSDAEYLVTEALELKKELRLGEVQQLLDAAVVYPVIKKLIEKNICYVWEELKQKYKVKTETYISLAAAYRNEDQLADLLNNWSRAPKQMELLLAYLHLVKTAGEVTKAELLKKSGASDAQLKGLLEKNILVAEKRAIDRISPLPKNIAIDFTLSPAQEKALAAIRETLEHKQVTLLHGVTASGKTQIYIKLIEEQIMQGKQVLYLLPEIALTAQTIRRLQKHFGGYIAIYHSKFNPNERVEIWNKVKSGDIKVVLGARSALFLPFRELGMIIADEEHDASYKQQEPAPRYHARDAAIYYASLFGARVLLGSATPSVESYFNCMQDKYGLVTLAERFGDAGLPAIELIDIKKYPAKPKPVFTPPLIDAIQASLDAKKQVIIFQNRRGYAPYQVCDTCGWIPQCRDCDVTLTYHKTRNQLVCHYCGTIYPVIQTCLACGNHHFTQKNFGTEQVEELLGETFPEARTARMDYDSVKGKHDHDALIKLFEQQRIDLLVGTQMVVKGLDFEHVNLVCIVDADGILNFTDFRVNERAFQLMEQVSGRAGRKDDEGKVLIQVSNLQHPVLQFVKDHRYTGLFEFELHNRKAFDYPPFTRLIRLVFKHREKHIAEEAAHIMAQGLKTHFGKYLSGPAQPVVDRIRNQYLWEILLKLPKDSRFIHQCKKEIHQQTVIIQSNKRYRAVVIQPDADPV from the coding sequence TTGTTTGTAGAAGTCATCATACCACTCGCCCTTCCCAAAAATTACACCTGGTCGGTACCCCCGCATTTGCAGGATGCCGTGCAACCTGGCGTACGTGTGGAAGTAGTGCTGGGCAGGAATAAAAAATATGCCGGTATTGTAAAACGCGTATTGCCATCTAAGCCGGAATCCTTTCAACCCAAAGACATTTTAAACGTGCTGGACCCCGAGCCGCTGCTCTATACTTCCCAACTGCAGTTGTGGGAATGGGTAGCGGATTATTACATGTGCAGCGAGGGGGAAGTGATGCAGGCAGCCGTTCCTGCCAACCTGAAATTATCGAGCGAGAGCGTGCTTATCTGGAATGAAGCGGCAGACTATGCGCCTTCTGATCTTTCCGACGCCGAATACCTGGTTACGGAAGCGCTGGAACTCAAAAAAGAATTGCGGCTGGGCGAAGTACAGCAGTTGCTGGATGCCGCTGTTGTTTATCCTGTTATCAAGAAACTCATAGAGAAGAATATCTGTTATGTGTGGGAAGAATTGAAGCAGAAATACAAAGTCAAAACAGAAACATATATTTCTTTAGCGGCCGCATATCGGAACGAAGACCAGTTGGCGGACTTGCTGAATAACTGGAGCCGGGCACCTAAACAAATGGAACTACTGCTCGCTTACCTGCACCTCGTAAAGACAGCAGGTGAAGTAACCAAAGCAGAACTGCTGAAAAAATCAGGCGCTTCCGATGCACAACTGAAGGGGTTGCTGGAAAAAAATATCCTGGTTGCCGAAAAAAGAGCCATTGACCGCATCAGCCCTTTGCCCAAAAATATCGCTATCGATTTCACACTTTCTCCTGCACAGGAAAAAGCCCTTGCTGCCATCAGGGAAACCCTGGAACACAAACAGGTTACTTTATTGCATGGTGTAACAGCCAGCGGCAAAACACAGATCTATATTAAACTCATCGAAGAACAGATCATGCAGGGCAAACAAGTATTGTACCTGCTGCCGGAGATCGCACTCACTGCACAAACCATCCGTCGCCTGCAAAAACATTTCGGCGGGTACATTGCCATTTATCACTCCAAATTCAATCCCAATGAACGGGTAGAGATCTGGAACAAAGTAAAGTCGGGCGATATCAAAGTAGTATTGGGCGCTCGCTCGGCTCTTTTTCTTCCTTTCAGGGAACTGGGTATGATCATTGCCGATGAAGAGCACGATGCTTCCTATAAACAACAGGAACCTGCGCCCCGCTATCATGCAAGAGACGCCGCTATTTATTACGCCTCTTTGTTTGGCGCCAGGGTGTTGCTGGGGAGTGCTACGCCTTCGGTGGAAAGTTATTTCAATTGCATGCAGGATAAATACGGACTGGTAACCCTTGCTGAAAGATTTGGCGATGCAGGTCTGCCCGCTATCGAACTCATCGACATAAAAAAATACCCTGCTAAACCAAAACCTGTATTTACACCGCCGCTCATCGATGCCATCCAGGCATCATTAGACGCAAAGAAACAGGTCATTATTTTTCAGAACAGACGGGGCTATGCTCCGTACCAGGTATGCGATACCTGCGGATGGATACCGCAATGCCGCGATTGCGATGTAACGCTTACCTATCACAAAACAAGAAATCAACTGGTTTGTCATTATTGCGGCACCATTTACCCGGTGATACAGACCTGCCTGGCCTGCGGCAACCATCATTTCACACAGAAAAATTTTGGTACGGAACAGGTAGAAGAATTGCTGGGCGAAACATTTCCCGAAGCCAGGACCGCCCGGATGGATTACGACAGCGTCAAAGGCAAACACGATCACGATGCGCTGATCAAATTATTTGAACAGCAGCGTATTGATCTGCTGGTGGGTACACAGATGGTGGTAAAGGGACTGGATTTTGAACACGTGAACCTGGTGTGCATTGTTGATGCCGATGGCATTCTCAACTTCACCGATTTCAGGGTCAATGAAAGGGCATTTCAGTTGATGGAACAGGTGAGCGGAAGAGCCGGCCGTAAAGACGATGAAGGGAAAGTGCTGATACAGGTAAGCAATCTGCAGCACCCGGTTTTGCAATTCGTGAAAGACCATCGTTATACCGGGTTGTTTGAATTTGAATTGCATAACAGGAAAGCATTCGACTATCCACCCTTTACCAGGCTGATCCGCCTGGTTTTCAAACACAGGGAAAAACATATTGCCGAAGAAGCCGCCCATATCATGGCGCAGGGATTGAAAACCCATTTTGGCAAATATCTTTCCGGTCCTGCACAACCCGTGGTAGATCGTATACGCAATCAATACCTTTGGGAAATACTGCTCAAGCTGCCGAAAGACAGTCGCTTCATCCATCAGTGCAAAAAAGAAATTCACCAGCAAACAGTCATCATACAATCCAATAAAAGATACAGGGCGGTTGTGATACAGCCCGATGCAGACCCTGTTTAA
- a CDS encoding 4Fe-4S dicluster domain-containing protein, whose protein sequence is MAIKITEECINCGACEPECPNNAIYEGGVEWAIADGTTVKGEFTLMDGSVVEADKRFEPISVDTYYITPNKCTECQGFHEEPQCAAVCPVDCCVPDEMYRETVDELLAKKEKMHI, encoded by the coding sequence ATGGCAATCAAAATAACAGAAGAATGTATCAACTGCGGCGCCTGTGAGCCCGAATGTCCGAATAACGCAATCTACGAGGGTGGGGTGGAATGGGCCATTGCCGATGGAACCACTGTTAAAGGCGAATTTACCCTGATGGACGGCTCGGTTGTAGAAGCTGATAAGCGTTTTGAACCCATCAGCGTAGATACTTACTATATAACCCCCAATAAATGCACCGAATGCCAGGGTTTCCATGAAGAACCCCAGTGTGCAGCCGTATGTCCGGTTGACTGCTGTGTACCTGATGAGATGTACCGCGAAACAGTAGACGAACTGCTGGCCAAGAAGGAAAAAATGCACATCTAA
- a CDS encoding helix-turn-helix transcriptional regulator has product MEKTKMKSYSLSEMIDKHVGKRGTKAREDFEYKLNMALLSNMIKKARQERNLTQAQLGELVGVQKAQISKLENNANNASIETILKIFKALQAEIYFSVTIGGKQLSLT; this is encoded by the coding sequence ATGGAAAAAACAAAAATGAAATCTTATAGTCTATCTGAAATGATAGATAAGCATGTAGGCAAACGTGGTACCAAAGCCAGGGAAGATTTCGAGTACAAACTCAACATGGCCTTATTGAGCAACATGATCAAAAAAGCAAGACAGGAACGCAACCTTACCCAGGCACAACTGGGAGAACTGGTAGGCGTACAAAAAGCACAAATATCCAAGCTGGAAAACAATGCTAACAACGCTTCCATAGAGACCATCCTTAAGATATTCAAGGCGCTGCAGGCAGAGATCTATTTTTCAGTTACTATTGGCGGTAAGCAGCTATCGCTTACTTAA
- a CDS encoding trypsin-like peptidase domain-containing protein, which translates to MNMNFKNILAVVAISAGTAVASVWGYGKYMEHQHAGVQDAGKLPVNYAGFFGNGSNNGAIVDFTPAATTGTPAVVHIKTKTKARQVNNNNRKQRNPFSDLFGDDLGDFFGGPRVIPEQQASGSGVLITDDGYIVTNNHVIDGADEINVTLANKKSYKASVIGADPSSDLAVIKIEGKGFPYLVYGNSDELKLGQWVLAIGYPLTLDVTVTAGIVSAKSRSIGINGRQSQTPVESFIQTDAAVNPGNSGGALINTSGELVGINSAIASPTGSYAGYSYAIPVNIVKKIVTDIVKFGTVQRAYIGIQYAPLENMSDDDKRQLEKELGVSLREGEGVYATAIPAGGAAAAAGLKKGDIVTRINGVPVTNGPELQEQVARYKPGDKINLTYKRAGKESTASVVLKNKAGNTDMVKNSSLIEKLGGTLENLDKKVAQANEIAGGVLVKKVGDGMLKKTRMQDGFVITGVNGKEVKNIDELKELLSVYKGSNIRLDGFYPGFEGSYTYPLNLGDDN; encoded by the coding sequence ATGAACATGAATTTTAAAAACATTTTAGCCGTTGTAGCCATCAGTGCGGGCACTGCTGTTGCGAGTGTTTGGGGATATGGTAAATACATGGAACACCAGCATGCAGGCGTACAGGATGCCGGCAAATTACCTGTGAACTATGCAGGCTTTTTCGGAAATGGCAGTAATAACGGTGCCATTGTAGACTTTACGCCTGCGGCTACCACAGGCACTCCCGCCGTTGTGCATATCAAAACAAAAACAAAGGCACGACAGGTAAACAATAATAACCGCAAACAGCGTAATCCTTTCTCCGATCTGTTTGGTGATGATTTGGGTGATTTCTTTGGAGGTCCCAGGGTGATACCCGAGCAGCAGGCCAGCGGTAGCGGTGTGCTGATCACGGATGATGGTTATATCGTAACCAACAACCACGTGATCGACGGAGCCGATGAGATCAATGTAACCCTTGCCAATAAAAAATCTTATAAAGCTTCAGTGATCGGCGCCGACCCCAGCAGCGATCTGGCCGTTATTAAAATCGAAGGAAAAGGATTCCCTTACCTGGTATATGGTAATAGCGACGAATTGAAACTGGGTCAGTGGGTACTGGCTATCGGTTATCCGCTTACACTCGATGTTACGGTAACAGCCGGTATCGTAAGTGCCAAATCAAGGTCCATCGGCATCAATGGCCGTCAAAGCCAAACACCGGTAGAATCGTTTATCCAGACCGATGCGGCCGTTAATCCCGGCAACAGTGGTGGCGCACTCATCAATACCTCTGGTGAATTGGTAGGCATCAACTCGGCCATCGCTTCTCCTACGGGTTCTTATGCGGGATACTCTTATGCCATTCCGGTAAATATTGTGAAGAAAATCGTGACTGATATTGTGAAGTTCGGCACCGTACAACGCGCTTATATTGGCATCCAGTATGCGCCGCTCGAAAACATGAGTGATGATGATAAGCGGCAGTTGGAAAAAGAGCTGGGGGTTTCACTGAGAGAAGGTGAAGGCGTGTATGCTACTGCAATTCCGGCAGGAGGCGCGGCAGCGGCAGCGGGACTGAAAAAAGGAGATATCGTTACCAGGATCAATGGCGTTCCTGTTACCAATGGTCCGGAACTGCAGGAGCAGGTAGCGCGTTACAAACCTGGTGACAAGATCAACCTCACTTACAAACGTGCCGGTAAAGAAAGCACCGCCAGTGTTGTGCTGAAAAACAAAGCCGGTAATACCGATATGGTGAAGAACAGCAGCCTCATAGAAAAACTGGGTGGCACTTTGGAAAATCTCGACAAAAAAGTAGCCCAGGCCAATGAGATTGCAGGTGGTGTACTCGTTAAAAAAGTAGGTGATGGTATGCTGAAAAAAACCAGGATGCAGGACGGATTCGTGATCACAGGTGTGAATGGAAAAGAAGTGAAGAATATAGATGAATTGAAAGAATTGTTGTCTGTATACAAAGGCAGCAATATCCGTCTCGACGGGTTCTATCCCGGCTTCGAAGGATCTTATACTTATCCTTTGAATCTCGGCGACGATAATTAA
- the murB gene encoding UDP-N-acetylmuramate dehydrogenase, translating to MQISQHLSLKPYNSFAIDVKAKYFAAFESVMVLEELLGVAGHEQMLVLGGGSNILFTGDFNGWVLKNECKGIRLIDEDDNYFYVKAAAGENWHQFVMHCIAQGYAGVENLSLIPGNVGASPMQNIGAYGVEIKDVFHELEAFHREERKLVTFTLADCSFAYRESVFKNKFKDQFIILNVTFRLRKKPVFNTSYGAIEQELEKMGVQELSIKAISEAVIRIRRSKLPDPAEIGNAGSFFKNPAISNLQFEQLQQSFPAIVGYPAGTGQTKVAAGWLIEQCGWKGYRKGDAGCHARQALVLVNYGSATGAEIVQLSTDIINSVHEKFGIHLEREVNLA from the coding sequence ATGCAAATCAGCCAGCACTTATCACTCAAACCATACAATAGTTTTGCCATCGATGTGAAAGCAAAATATTTTGCTGCTTTTGAATCGGTGATGGTGTTGGAGGAACTGCTTGGTGTTGCCGGTCATGAACAAATGCTGGTGCTCGGCGGCGGAAGTAATATTCTTTTCACCGGCGACTTTAATGGATGGGTATTGAAAAACGAATGCAAAGGCATCCGTCTCATAGATGAAGATGACAATTATTTTTACGTGAAAGCCGCTGCCGGTGAGAACTGGCACCAGTTTGTGATGCATTGCATAGCGCAAGGTTATGCCGGCGTTGAAAACCTCAGTTTGATTCCCGGTAATGTGGGTGCCTCTCCGATGCAGAACATCGGCGCCTATGGTGTGGAGATCAAAGACGTATTTCATGAGCTGGAAGCTTTTCATCGCGAAGAGCGAAAGCTGGTAACCTTTACGCTTGCCGACTGCTCATTCGCCTATCGCGAAAGTGTTTTCAAAAACAAATTCAAAGACCAGTTCATCATTTTGAACGTCACTTTCCGCTTACGCAAAAAGCCGGTGTTCAACACGAGCTATGGGGCAATAGAACAGGAACTGGAAAAAATGGGTGTGCAGGAACTTTCCATAAAAGCCATTTCAGAGGCAGTGATACGCATCAGGCGCAGCAAGTTACCAGACCCTGCCGAGATCGGTAATGCCGGCAGTTTTTTCAAAAACCCCGCCATTTCCAACCTTCAGTTTGAACAATTGCAACAATCATTCCCCGCGATTGTTGGCTATCCTGCAGGTACAGGCCAAACGAAAGTTGCCGCCGGTTGGCTGATAGAACAATGCGGCTGGAAAGGTTACCGGAAAGGTGATGCCGGCTGTCACGCACGCCAGGCGCTGGTATTGGTGAATTATGGCAGTGCCACAGGCGCTGAAATAGTGCAACTCTCAACCGATATTATCAACAGTGTACATGAAAAATTCGGTATTCATCTTGAACGGGAAGTCAACCTGGCTTAA
- a CDS encoding PASTA domain-containing protein gives MSNLVKRITGKSIWVNILAAIGILVVLLILFFSSLGWLTGYGKVEKVPSVTGQNVLAAQQILQAKGFDVVIQDSLYIDSIPKQAVIRQSPEADATVKSGRAIYLTVNRSIPPQVEMPNMAGFSIRSAEMYLRSLGLKLGEVTYKPDIARNSVLEQYYNGAQVTAGTKIPLGSTISFVLGSGVGGSDIPVPDLVGMTLLEARTYLATVNVNIGSIVATDAIKDSAAAFIVKQSPTVLSDVLGPTGQKVPNKIRQGQVMDIYISSIAPVRDSTAAQPPVNH, from the coding sequence ATGAGTAACCTGGTTAAAAGAATTACTGGAAAATCCATTTGGGTAAACATACTCGCAGCGATCGGTATCCTCGTTGTATTACTGATCCTTTTTTTCAGTTCATTGGGATGGCTCACGGGCTACGGAAAAGTGGAGAAAGTGCCATCGGTAACAGGACAAAACGTGCTTGCTGCCCAACAGATACTGCAAGCCAAAGGATTTGATGTGGTGATACAGGATTCATTGTATATCGACAGCATTCCCAAACAAGCCGTGATCCGCCAGTCTCCCGAGGCAGACGCTACTGTGAAATCCGGCCGCGCCATTTATCTTACCGTCAACCGCAGTATTCCCCCGCAGGTAGAAATGCCCAATATGGCAGGTTTTTCCATCAGAAGTGCGGAAATGTACCTGCGCAGCCTGGGATTGAAGCTGGGTGAAGTAACATACAAGCCTGATATAGCACGTAACTCTGTGTTGGAACAGTATTACAACGGCGCCCAGGTAACAGCCGGAACCAAGATACCGTTGGGTAGTACCATTAGTTTTGTACTGGGAAGCGGTGTAGGCGGCAGTGATATCCCTGTGCCCGACCTGGTAGGCATGACGTTGCTGGAAGCGCGCACTTACCTCGCTACGGTGAATGTGAACATTGGTTCTATTGTTGCTACGGATGCCATCAAAGATTCAGCTGCAGCTTTTATAGTGAAGCAGTCGCCCACGGTTTTGTCTGATGTGCTGGGGCCAACCGGACAAAAAGTACCCAATAAGATCAGGCAGGGGCAGGTGATGGATATTTACATCAGTTCCATAGCGCCTGTAAGGGATTCAACAGCAGCGCAGCCGCCGGTAAATCATTAA